The following proteins are co-located in the Nocardia bhagyanarayanae genome:
- a CDS encoding DUF4345 family protein — translation MNTHGPLLAEGDSSFSGSTITVMVCLLLTAAIIVAGASLQLVQGAKGGDATADHIHRFMAGVYIGWAPMFVWAGLTIRDHDHGPLIYLLTAPIFLGFAGRMLSLALRGLPVRPSEFLSFAALEFVLGCVIVIAHALG, via the coding sequence ATGAACACACACGGTCCGCTGCTGGCCGAAGGCGACTCGTCGTTCAGCGGCTCCACCATCACGGTCATGGTCTGCTTGCTGCTGACCGCAGCGATTATCGTCGCCGGTGCCAGCTTGCAGCTGGTACAGGGAGCCAAGGGCGGCGATGCAACCGCTGACCATATCCACCGCTTCATGGCAGGGGTCTACATCGGGTGGGCACCCATGTTCGTCTGGGCGGGCCTCACCATCCGCGACCACGATCACGGTCCCTTGATCTACCTGTTGACCGCACCGATCTTCCTCGGGTTCGCCGGGCGGATGCTCTCCCTCGCCCTCCGGGGACTGCCCGTCCGTCCCAGCGAATTCTTGTCCTTCGCGGCACTGGAATTCGTCCTGGGATGCGTCATCGTCATCGCACACGCACTGGGGTGA
- a CDS encoding flavin-containing monooxygenase: MTRHVDVLIIGAGLSGIGVACHLTRERTGRSYAILERRSAIGGTWDLFKYPGIRSDSDMYTFGYGFRPWHGTKVLADGPHIRQYVEDTAAEYGVTEHIRFGRKVTTARWSSETELWTVTALDEQTGATEEWTSNFLVGCTGYYDYDKGYRPEFPGEENFRGQIVHPQHWPEDLDYRGKRVVVIGSGATAITLIPAMADDAAHVTMLQRSPTYITALPADDPVAVGMKAAKVPAKLAYRIGRARNIALQRASFQLSRTNPAAAKKLLLAAVRLQVGADLDMRHFTPTYNPWDQRLCVVPNGDLFKVLRSGKASIATDRIDTFTETGIRLASGEELEADIVISATGLTVQMLGGASLEIDGEPVVTRDRVVYKGALLDGVPNAMMVLGYTNASWTLKADLAAEYFCRLLNHLKANGLTKFVAVAKDGDRGADSVMGGALTSGYIKRGDAVMPRQGTNGPWQVVNNYFRDRALLRKAPLEDGVLTFSSAADRPGAVLETRSA, from the coding sequence ATGACGCGGCATGTCGACGTACTGATCATCGGCGCTGGCCTGTCCGGAATCGGCGTGGCCTGCCACCTCACCCGCGAGCGGACCGGACGCAGCTACGCGATCCTGGAACGGCGCAGCGCGATCGGCGGGACCTGGGACCTGTTCAAGTACCCCGGGATTCGCTCCGACTCGGACATGTACACCTTCGGCTACGGCTTCCGTCCCTGGCACGGCACCAAGGTGCTCGCCGACGGCCCGCACATCCGCCAGTACGTCGAGGACACCGCCGCCGAATACGGCGTCACCGAACACATCCGGTTCGGCCGTAAGGTGACCACCGCCCGCTGGTCCAGCGAGACCGAGCTGTGGACCGTGACCGCGCTCGACGAACAGACCGGCGCCACCGAGGAGTGGACCAGCAACTTCCTGGTCGGCTGCACCGGTTACTACGACTACGACAAGGGCTACCGCCCCGAGTTCCCCGGCGAGGAGAACTTCCGCGGGCAGATCGTGCACCCGCAGCACTGGCCCGAGGACCTGGACTACCGCGGCAAGCGCGTGGTCGTCATCGGCAGCGGCGCCACCGCGATCACGCTCATCCCGGCCATGGCAGACGACGCCGCGCACGTGACCATGCTGCAGCGCTCGCCCACCTACATCACCGCGCTGCCCGCCGACGATCCGGTCGCGGTGGGCATGAAGGCGGCCAAGGTGCCCGCCAAGCTCGCCTACCGGATCGGCCGGGCGCGCAACATCGCCTTGCAGCGCGCCAGTTTCCAGCTGTCCCGCACCAACCCGGCGGCGGCCAAGAAGCTGCTGCTCGCAGCGGTCCGGTTGCAGGTCGGCGCGGACCTGGACATGCGCCATTTCACGCCGACCTACAACCCGTGGGACCAGCGCCTGTGCGTGGTGCCCAACGGCGACCTGTTCAAGGTGCTGCGCAGCGGCAAGGCCTCGATCGCCACCGACCGCATCGACACCTTCACCGAGACCGGCATCCGGCTGGCCTCCGGCGAGGAGCTCGAGGCCGACATCGTCATCAGCGCGACCGGTCTCACCGTGCAGATGCTCGGCGGCGCGTCGCTCGAGATCGACGGCGAGCCGGTGGTGACCCGCGACCGCGTCGTCTACAAGGGCGCTCTGCTCGACGGCGTGCCCAACGCGATGATGGTGCTCGGCTACACCAACGCCTCGTGGACGCTCAAGGCCGATCTCGCCGCCGAGTACTTCTGCCGCCTGCTCAACCACCTGAAGGCCAATGGCCTGACCAAGTTCGTGGCGGTGGCCAAGGATGGCGACCGCGGCGCCGACTCGGTCATGGGCGGCGCGCTGACCTCCGGCTACATCAAGCGCGGCGACGCGGTGATGCCGCGCCAGGGCACCAACGGGCCGTGGCAGGTCGTCAACAACTACTTCCGTGACCGCGCCCTCCTGCGCAAGGCGCCGCTCGAGGACGGCGTGCTGACCTTCAGCTCTGCCGCCGATCGGCCCGGCGCGGTGCTCGAGACCCGCAGCGCCTGA
- a CDS encoding LLM class flavin-dependent oxidoreductase, with translation MSLSFHWFLPTYGDSRGLVAGGHGTFMSGDRPASLRYLNQIGAAAEDNGFEAVLTPTGAWCEDAWLTTAMLVETTETLKFLVAFRPGLVSPTLAAQMAGTFQRHSRGRLLLNVVTGGEPHEQQAYGDFLDKEQRYARTGEFLHVVRELWRSTEPVTFDGEHIRVREALLANRPDPIPPVFFGGSSEPAGPVAARYADTYLTWGEPLLAVSRKLEWIRRLAVDHGRILDYGLRVHVISRDTSEQAWAEADRLLQGIDPADIERVQANLARSESEGQRRMVELHGGSADRLEIAPNLWAGVGLVRGGAGTALVGSHEEVAERLIEYSRLGITHFILSGYPHLEEAYWFGEGVLPILERKGLWRHPHRDAPVRVGTPFAASSSS, from the coding sequence ATGAGTTTGTCGTTCCACTGGTTCCTGCCCACCTACGGCGATTCGCGCGGTCTGGTCGCGGGCGGTCACGGCACCTTCATGTCCGGCGACCGCCCGGCCTCGCTGCGCTACCTGAATCAGATCGGCGCCGCGGCCGAGGACAACGGCTTCGAGGCGGTACTGACCCCGACCGGCGCCTGGTGCGAGGACGCCTGGCTGACCACCGCGATGCTGGTCGAGACCACGGAGACGCTGAAATTCCTGGTCGCCTTCCGTCCCGGACTGGTCAGTCCGACGTTGGCCGCGCAGATGGCGGGCACCTTTCAGCGCCACTCGCGCGGCAGGCTGCTGCTCAACGTGGTGACCGGAGGCGAACCGCACGAGCAGCAGGCCTACGGCGACTTCCTGGACAAGGAACAGCGCTACGCGCGCACCGGCGAGTTCCTGCACGTCGTGCGCGAACTGTGGCGGTCGACCGAACCGGTGACGTTCGACGGCGAGCACATCCGGGTCCGCGAAGCACTGCTCGCCAACCGGCCCGACCCGATTCCCCCGGTCTTCTTCGGTGGCTCGTCGGAACCGGCCGGTCCGGTGGCCGCGCGTTACGCCGACACCTATCTCACCTGGGGCGAGCCGCTGCTCGCGGTGAGCAGGAAGCTCGAGTGGATCCGCCGACTCGCGGTCGACCACGGCCGCATCCTGGACTACGGCCTGCGCGTCCACGTCATCAGCCGCGACACCTCCGAGCAGGCGTGGGCCGAAGCCGATCGGTTGCTACAGGGCATCGATCCTGCGGACATCGAACGGGTGCAGGCGAACCTGGCCCGCAGCGAGTCGGAGGGCCAGCGCAGGATGGTGGAGCTGCACGGCGGCAGTGCCGACCGGCTGGAGATCGCGCCGAATCTGTGGGCCGGTGTCGGACTGGTGCGCGGCGGGGCGGGCACCGCGCTGGTCGGTTCGCACGAGGAGGTCGCCGAGCGGCTGATCGAGTACTCGCGCCTCGGCATCACCCACTTCATCCTGTCCGGCTACCCCCATCTCGAGGAGGCGTACTGGTTCGGCGAGGGGGTGCTGCCGATCCTGGAGCGCAAGGGTCTGTGGCGGCATCCGCACCGCGACGCTCCGGTGCGCGTCGGGACTCCGTTCGCGGCCTCGTCGTCCAGCTGA
- a CDS encoding amino acid permease — translation MTSAEQRWRRRTPDDASLPGSGSSLKRSLGRIDLTAMGVGTIVGAGIFVITGVAAAEKAGPSIVLSFGLAGLVCVLVALCYSELAAMVPVSGSAYTYTYATLGEGPAFLVGWNLLLEFVIAGAAVAIGWSGTTVSALDSMFGITLPHAITAGPGEGGVVNLPAVLIIAAIVAVLVGEVSLTARITKALVAVTIGVLVLVVAVGAPHIDPGNWAPFAPFGWSGVIGGAAIAFFAFLGFDVVAASAEEARNPKRDVPFAIIGTVLIATLLYALVSAVLTGVAPFPTLNNGAPIATAFGALNIGWIGNVIIVASIIALTKGLLLIVYAQVRLSFAMCRDGLLPRRLAATGRRSTPVRLTLVLGVGCAAIAGLLPIDIVVELVNIGALSAFAVVCVGVLVLRKLEPNRERPFRTPLVPLVPILALLGCALMAFTLDELTWVRFAIWVAIGVAVYLGYGRKHSAFAATRVPVAPRS, via the coding sequence ATGACCAGCGCAGAACAACGGTGGCGCCGCCGCACGCCCGACGACGCGAGCCTGCCCGGCTCCGGCTCGTCGCTGAAACGCAGCCTCGGGCGGATCGACCTGACCGCCATGGGCGTGGGCACCATCGTCGGCGCGGGCATCTTCGTCATCACCGGCGTTGCGGCCGCGGAGAAGGCGGGACCGTCGATCGTGCTGTCGTTCGGACTGGCCGGTCTGGTCTGCGTGCTCGTCGCGCTCTGCTACAGCGAGCTCGCCGCGATGGTCCCGGTCTCGGGCAGCGCCTACACCTACACCTACGCCACTCTCGGGGAAGGACCGGCGTTCCTGGTCGGCTGGAATCTCCTGCTGGAATTCGTCATCGCGGGCGCGGCCGTGGCGATCGGATGGTCCGGCACCACGGTGTCGGCACTGGATTCGATGTTCGGCATCACGCTCCCGCACGCCATCACCGCCGGGCCCGGCGAGGGCGGTGTGGTGAACCTGCCCGCGGTGCTGATCATCGCCGCGATCGTGGCCGTACTGGTCGGCGAGGTCTCGCTTACCGCGCGCATCACCAAGGCGCTGGTCGCGGTGACGATCGGCGTGCTGGTGCTGGTGGTCGCCGTCGGCGCCCCGCACATCGACCCGGGCAACTGGGCCCCGTTCGCGCCGTTCGGCTGGAGCGGCGTCATCGGCGGCGCGGCGATCGCGTTCTTCGCCTTCCTCGGTTTCGACGTGGTCGCCGCCTCCGCCGAGGAGGCGCGTAACCCGAAGCGCGACGTGCCCTTCGCCATCATCGGCACCGTGCTCATCGCGACACTGCTCTACGCGCTCGTGAGCGCCGTGCTCACCGGCGTCGCCCCGTTCCCGACCCTGAACAACGGCGCCCCGATCGCCACCGCCTTCGGCGCGCTGAACATCGGCTGGATCGGCAACGTCATCATCGTCGCGTCGATCATCGCGCTCACCAAAGGCCTGCTGCTCATCGTCTACGCGCAGGTGCGATTGAGTTTCGCGATGTGCCGCGACGGCCTGCTCCCCCGCCGCCTCGCGGCCACCGGCCGGCGCTCCACGCCGGTGCGGCTGACCCTGGTGCTCGGCGTGGGCTGTGCCGCCATCGCGGGCCTGCTGCCCATCGACATCGTGGTCGAACTGGTGAACATCGGCGCGCTGTCGGCCTTCGCTGTGGTGTGCGTCGGGGTGCTGGTGCTGCGCAAGCTGGAGCCGAACCGCGAGCGTCCGTTCCGCACCCCGCTCGTTCCGTTGGTGCCGATCCTCGCGCTGCTGGGCTGCGCGCTGATGGCGTTCACCCTGGACGAGCTGACCTGGGTGCGGTTCGCGATCTGGGTGGCGATCGGTGTCGCGGTCTACCTCGGCTACGGACGCAAGCACTCGGCCTTCGCCGCGACCCGCGTCCCGGTCGCGCCGAGAAGTTAG
- a CDS encoding phenylacetate--CoA ligase family protein: MDSDLQQRLVALFQRTAATVPAYRAFLDSHGVDAASVVDGTGFARLPLVTKENYHQRYSLPQRCRDGDLGACDLIAVSSGSTGTPTFWPRSAADEAAATRRFEQVLVHGFDAAQRRTLAVVCFPLGTWVGGLYTLSCLRGLAAELAMTIVAPGNNKAEILRVVPELGSHFDQVVLFGYPPFLKDVIDTGLREGVDWSRYAVKLVCAGEVFSEQWRDLMGKRAGLDPVHDVAALYGTADGGVLGNETPLSVRTRRFLAEHPAAARELFGGQRLPTLMQYNPADRFFETVDGTLVFTADSGVPLIRYHLADDGGVIPHERMVEFCRAHGFEPDEETGPDLPFVFVFGRSIHAVSVFGANVYPETVSLGLERAEISEWVTGKFVLEAWEDADRNRLLRITVELGPDEANTVERTRLVANAVRDELVTHNSEYANYVPVERHVPHVELRPMGDPDYFPVGVKHRYTR, translated from the coding sequence ATGGATTCGGATCTGCAGCAGCGGCTCGTGGCGTTGTTCCAGCGGACGGCGGCGACCGTGCCCGCCTACCGCGCCTTCCTCGACAGCCACGGCGTCGACGCGGCTTCGGTCGTCGACGGCACGGGATTCGCACGACTGCCGCTCGTCACGAAAGAGAACTACCACCAACGCTATTCGCTGCCGCAACGCTGCCGCGACGGCGATCTCGGGGCATGCGACCTGATCGCGGTGTCGTCCGGTTCGACGGGCACGCCGACCTTCTGGCCCCGCTCCGCCGCCGACGAGGCGGCCGCGACCCGCCGCTTCGAGCAGGTCCTCGTGCACGGTTTCGACGCCGCCCAGCGGCGCACCCTCGCCGTGGTGTGCTTCCCGCTCGGCACCTGGGTGGGCGGCCTCTACACGCTGTCCTGCCTGCGTGGGCTGGCCGCCGAACTGGCCATGACGATCGTGGCTCCCGGCAACAACAAGGCCGAGATACTGCGCGTGGTACCGGAGCTCGGCTCGCATTTCGACCAAGTGGTGCTCTTCGGCTATCCACCCTTCCTCAAGGACGTCATCGACACGGGGCTGCGCGAGGGCGTCGACTGGTCGCGTTACGCGGTGAAACTGGTGTGCGCGGGGGAGGTGTTCAGCGAGCAGTGGCGGGATCTCATGGGCAAGCGGGCGGGCCTGGATCCGGTGCACGATGTCGCCGCGCTCTACGGCACGGCCGACGGCGGCGTCCTCGGCAACGAGACGCCGCTCAGCGTGCGGACCCGGCGGTTCCTCGCCGAACATCCTGCGGCGGCGCGCGAGTTGTTCGGGGGTCAGCGGTTGCCGACGCTGATGCAGTACAACCCGGCCGATCGCTTCTTCGAAACCGTCGACGGGACATTGGTGTTCACCGCCGACTCCGGAGTGCCGCTGATCCGGTATCACCTCGCCGACGACGGCGGTGTCATCCCACACGAGCGCATGGTGGAGTTCTGCCGGGCGCACGGGTTCGAACCGGACGAGGAGACGGGTCCGGATCTGCCGTTCGTGTTCGTGTTCGGCCGCTCCATCCACGCGGTGTCGGTGTTCGGGGCCAATGTGTATCCCGAGACGGTGTCGCTCGGGTTGGAACGTGCGGAGATCAGCGAATGGGTCACCGGGAAGTTCGTGTTGGAGGCGTGGGAGGACGCCGATCGCAATCGGTTGCTACGGATCACGGTCGAGCTCGGGCCGGACGAGGCGAATACCGTCGAACGGACCCGGCTCGTCGCCAACGCCGTTCGAGACGAGTTGGTGACGCACAACAGCGAATACGCGAACTATGTCCCGGTCGAGCGGCATGTGCCGCATGTGGAGCTGCGGCCGATGGGGGATCCGGACTACTTCCCGGTGGGCGTCAAGCACCGGTATACCCGGTGA
- a CDS encoding alpha/beta hydrolase, translated as MRDYEAQRVEWTPCREQREAECAEIRVPVDYARPEAAALTMPLVRLRATNPAQRIGVLTTNPGGPGESGYEDVLSALNPDDTGLRKFRIRYDLVGFDPRGVGRTAPVRCLGDRAMDEYLATDFTPVDDAGRRLVAEAHRRYATACLRNTGSLLGFVGTEFVVRDMDIMRSALGEAKLNFFGFSYGTRLGQLYAEQFPGRVGRMVLDSVDDPSLTPDRWNSLDASDAPVPGAISARDRLVHSILEACARREDCPLGDDPDAAMRRLIDLIDRVDAEPIPASDGRRVGSNLALLGIFMATYDERYWPRFERAFADALRGDGTGLAELADFYVGREDGRYSSSDPAFWAVECMNDDPAAWRSKPEDAILRDLALEAEWAAVRSPLFGVNRVFSTPLCLFWPVRPTQKSAGVDAAGAPPILLLNNSGDLATTVEDAENVAATLADAVLVVSEHDGHIAFDNGSACVDAIVIAYLYDGTLPPDGTRCTD; from the coding sequence TTGCGGGATTACGAGGCCCAGCGGGTCGAGTGGACGCCGTGCCGTGAGCAACGCGAGGCCGAGTGCGCCGAGATCCGGGTGCCCGTCGATTACGCCCGCCCGGAAGCCGCCGCCCTCACCATGCCGCTGGTGCGTTTGCGCGCCACCAACCCCGCGCAGCGCATCGGGGTGCTCACCACCAACCCGGGCGGCCCCGGCGAATCCGGTTACGAGGACGTGCTTTCCGCGCTGAACCCGGACGACACCGGACTTCGCAAATTCCGTATCCGCTACGACCTGGTCGGTTTCGACCCGCGCGGGGTCGGCCGCACCGCGCCTGTCCGGTGTCTCGGCGACCGCGCGATGGACGAATACTTGGCCACCGACTTCACGCCGGTGGACGACGCGGGTCGCCGCCTGGTCGCCGAGGCGCACCGCCGTTACGCCACCGCGTGCCTGCGCAACACCGGCAGCCTGCTCGGATTCGTCGGCACCGAATTCGTGGTGCGCGATATGGACATCATGCGCTCGGCGCTCGGCGAGGCGAAGCTGAACTTCTTCGGCTTCTCCTACGGCACCCGGCTCGGGCAGCTGTATGCCGAGCAGTTCCCGGGTCGGGTCGGGCGAATGGTGCTGGATTCCGTCGACGACCCGAGCCTGACACCGGACCGGTGGAACTCGCTCGACGCATCCGACGCTCCCGTGCCCGGTGCGATCTCGGCGCGGGATCGCTTGGTGCACAGCATTCTCGAAGCGTGCGCGCGACGCGAGGACTGCCCCCTCGGCGACGACCCGGACGCCGCCATGCGCCGGCTGATCGACCTGATCGACCGGGTGGACGCCGAGCCCATTCCGGCCTCCGACGGCCGCCGCGTCGGTTCCAATCTGGCTTTGCTCGGCATCTTCATGGCGACCTACGACGAGCGGTACTGGCCGCGGTTCGAGCGCGCCTTCGCCGACGCCCTGCGCGGCGACGGCACCGGGCTCGCGGAGCTCGCCGACTTCTACGTCGGCCGCGAGGACGGCCGCTACAGCTCGTCCGATCCGGCGTTCTGGGCCGTAGAGTGCATGAACGACGACCCGGCCGCTTGGCGCTCGAAGCCCGAAGACGCGATCCTCCGGGATCTGGCGCTGGAGGCCGAGTGGGCCGCCGTGCGCTCACCGCTGTTCGGCGTGAACCGGGTGTTCAGCACTCCGCTGTGCCTGTTCTGGCCGGTCCGGCCGACCCAGAAGTCGGCGGGCGTGGACGCGGCGGGCGCGCCGCCCATCCTGCTGCTGAACAACAGCGGCGATCTGGCGACCACGGTCGAGGACGCGGAGAACGTCGCCGCCACCTTGGCCGACGCCGTGCTGGTGGTCAGCGAGCACGACGGCCACATCGCCTTCGACAACGGTTCGGCCTGCGTGGACGCCATCGTCATCGCCTACCTCTACGACGGGACGCTCCCGCCGGACGGGACCCGCTGCACGGACTGA
- a CDS encoding HAD family hydrolase, translating into MTWTVGFDLDMTLIDSRPGVSYAIDTVAAEFQLPLRGADFVERLGPPLALLLAEAGAPDELIPALITRYRELYPDVVSRIPALPGAEAALAAVTARDGRLMVVTGKHQPHAQLHLDALGWRIDHLAGGLWSTGKAEVLRAQGAAIYVGDHAGDMRGAKAADAFAVGVTTGPCDAAELLAAGADVVLRDLTEFPSWLAEFAAAAASSSSGSL; encoded by the coding sequence GTGACCTGGACCGTCGGCTTCGACCTCGACATGACCCTGATCGATTCGCGACCGGGAGTCTCCTACGCCATCGACACCGTCGCCGCGGAATTCCAGCTCCCGTTACGCGGGGCCGACTTCGTGGAGCGGCTCGGGCCGCCGCTGGCCCTGCTGCTCGCCGAGGCGGGCGCGCCCGACGAGCTCATTCCCGCACTGATCACCCGCTACCGCGAGCTGTATCCCGACGTGGTGTCGCGCATCCCCGCCCTGCCCGGCGCGGAGGCCGCGCTCGCCGCGGTGACCGCGCGCGACGGGCGGCTGATGGTCGTGACCGGCAAGCACCAACCGCACGCGCAACTCCATCTCGACGCGCTCGGCTGGCGAATCGACCACCTCGCCGGTGGATTGTGGTCCACCGGCAAGGCCGAGGTCCTGCGCGCGCAAGGCGCGGCGATCTACGTCGGCGACCACGCGGGCGACATGCGCGGCGCCAAGGCCGCCGACGCGTTCGCGGTCGGCGTCACCACCGGGCCCTGCGACGCCGCCGAACTGCTGGCCGCGGGCGCCGATGTCGTCCTGCGCGACCTCACCGAATTCCCTTCCTGGCTCGCTGAATTCGCGGCGGCCGCGGCATCCTCCTCGTCAGGCTCGCTCTGA
- a CDS encoding erythromycin esterase family protein yields MSQDIGDFVSASCELVALGEPTHREPSFGFARNELFAQLVDRGFRSIALETDRVAALIVDDFVRNGVGSLDTAMSEGFSHNFGEQAANRELVAWMREYNRDRPPLERLAFHGFDAPMENPDAPSPRRFLEHARDYLRLDLDLAQLLGADERWDRAEAIMDPTVSIGATAEAERLREIADDMLLALYARAPELIAATSRAAWLNAEIHLTAGLCLLRYHRQAVHQGDERVRLSGLLDIRETAMAQNLFDIRNIEARRGGTMVGAHNAHLQRNQGTIHMAGMDFGWFGAGAIVGSLLGERYAFIAGSLGSSETLGLGEPEPGTYESVLQSRIAGWGLAPADAVTSARPRTDTTPRQGYSPLDRAILDTADAVLHIDTGSRSERA; encoded by the coding sequence ATGAGTCAGGACATTGGAGACTTCGTATCCGCGTCATGTGAGCTGGTCGCGCTCGGTGAGCCGACGCACCGGGAACCGTCCTTCGGGTTCGCCCGCAACGAGCTGTTCGCCCAGCTGGTCGACCGCGGCTTCCGCTCGATCGCGTTGGAAACCGACCGCGTCGCCGCGCTCATCGTCGACGACTTCGTCCGGAACGGTGTCGGCAGCCTCGACACCGCGATGAGCGAAGGCTTCTCGCACAACTTCGGCGAACAGGCCGCCAACCGGGAACTGGTCGCCTGGATGCGCGAATACAACCGAGACCGACCGCCATTGGAGCGCTTGGCGTTTCACGGTTTCGACGCACCGATGGAGAACCCGGACGCACCCAGCCCGCGCCGCTTTCTCGAGCACGCCCGCGACTATCTGCGTCTCGATCTCGATCTGGCCCAACTCCTCGGCGCCGACGAACGCTGGGACCGAGCGGAGGCGATCATGGATCCGACCGTGTCGATCGGCGCGACGGCCGAGGCCGAGCGCCTGCGGGAGATCGCGGACGACATGCTCCTCGCGCTCTACGCGCGCGCACCGGAACTGATCGCGGCGACCTCACGCGCCGCGTGGCTGAACGCCGAGATCCACCTGACCGCCGGTCTCTGTCTGCTGCGCTATCACCGGCAGGCGGTCCACCAGGGCGACGAGCGGGTGCGCCTCTCGGGCCTGCTGGACATCCGCGAGACGGCGATGGCCCAGAACCTCTTCGACATCCGCAACATCGAGGCCCGGCGCGGCGGAACCATGGTCGGCGCCCACAACGCCCACCTACAGCGGAACCAGGGCACCATCCACATGGCGGGGATGGACTTCGGGTGGTTCGGTGCGGGCGCCATCGTGGGCTCCCTGCTGGGTGAGCGGTACGCCTTCATCGCCGGAAGCTTGGGCAGCAGCGAGACGCTCGGACTCGGCGAGCCCGAGCCGGGCACCTACGAGAGCGTCCTGCAGAGCCGCATCGCAGGCTGGGGTCTGGCACCGGCCGATGCGGTGACCTCCGCTCGCCCGCGCACCGACACCACCCCGCGGCAGGGCTACTCCCCGCTCGACCGAGCGATCCTCGACACCGCCGACGCGGTCCTGCACATCGATACCGGTTCTCGATCAGAGCGAGCCTGA
- a CDS encoding TioE family transcriptional regulator gives MKILRPSDLAREHGLSTQAVRNYERDGFLPPAERTPSGYRIYTEAHAAALRAYLGLVAAYGHATAGRIMNALHDDALDDALRLIDSGHGQLLRDRETLDSVRRAVNHLTAASHTVADRAEDADSRTIRELAHRLRLTPATLRNWEGVGILTPMRDPATGYRRYSASDIRDAELAHLLRRGGYPLEQIAAVVQQIRSAGGTAELAAALDDWQRKLTARGLAMLDAAGLLGHYMRMF, from the coding sequence GTGAAAATTTTGCGGCCCTCCGATCTGGCTCGCGAGCACGGCCTCTCGACCCAGGCGGTCCGGAATTACGAGCGCGACGGGTTTCTCCCGCCCGCCGAGCGCACACCCAGCGGCTACCGGATCTACACCGAGGCGCACGCGGCGGCGCTGCGCGCCTATCTGGGTCTCGTCGCGGCGTACGGGCACGCGACCGCGGGCCGGATCATGAACGCGCTCCACGACGACGCGCTCGACGACGCCCTCCGCCTCATCGACAGCGGCCACGGCCAGCTGCTTCGCGACCGGGAAACCCTCGACTCGGTGCGGCGAGCGGTGAATCACCTGACGGCGGCATCCCACACCGTCGCCGATCGCGCGGAAGACGCCGACAGCCGAACCATCCGCGAACTCGCGCACCGGCTCCGCCTCACTCCGGCGACCCTCCGCAATTGGGAAGGCGTCGGCATCCTCACCCCAATGCGTGACCCGGCCACCGGATACCGCCGCTACAGTGCGAGCGACATCCGCGACGCCGAGCTCGCGCATCTGCTCCGGCGCGGCGGCTATCCGCTCGAGCAGATCGCCGCCGTGGTCCAGCAGATCCGAAGTGCCGGTGGCACAGCCGAATTGGCCGCCGCCCTGGACGACTGGCAACGAAAACTCACCGCGCGGGGTCTCGCCATGCTCGATGCGGCCGGTCTGCTCGGGCACTACATGCGCATGTTCTGA